A region from the Salidesulfovibrio onnuriiensis genome encodes:
- the ftsW gene encoding putative lipid II flippase FtsW, producing the protein MNRNSRHKPKLQTAQAAQAIGRMDHWLLLATLLLAGFGLIMVLSSSGIMAERFYSDKYHFFKKQCVFAAAGLTVMFVASRLPRRYIYGMTYLWLFIVLALLVLCGLTPLGVRVGGASRWISLGAFNIQPLELAKPALVVYLAYFFAKQQDNVKHFSIGFIPPFAVTGLLCGLLMLQPDFGGAVFLSAILFFMCAVGGTRLSYLFTAGIFGGFLGWKLIASSPYRFKRWTAFLDPFASAQNEGYQLVQSLYAFGSGKTFGTGLGAGKQKLFFLPEAHNDFIMAVVGEELGFVGMSLFFILIAFFLHRAFRVAIQQEDLQDRFTAFGMTLVLALGFVLNLAVVLGTVPPKGVAMPFMSYGGSNLLASFICAGVLLNISRGGGR; encoded by the coding sequence ATGAACCGCAACTCTCGGCATAAGCCCAAACTGCAGACGGCGCAGGCCGCTCAAGCCATCGGCCGCATGGACCACTGGCTCTTGCTCGCCACCCTGCTGCTGGCCGGTTTCGGGCTGATCATGGTGCTCTCCTCCAGCGGCATCATGGCCGAGCGCTTTTACAGCGACAAATACCACTTCTTCAAAAAGCAGTGCGTGTTCGCCGCCGCGGGCCTGACCGTCATGTTCGTGGCCTCGCGCCTCCCCCGCCGCTACATCTACGGCATGACCTATCTCTGGCTGTTCATCGTGCTGGCCCTGCTGGTGCTCTGCGGGCTCACCCCCCTGGGCGTGCGCGTGGGCGGCGCCTCCCGCTGGATCTCCCTCGGGGCCTTCAACATCCAGCCCCTGGAGCTGGCCAAGCCCGCACTGGTCGTCTACCTGGCCTATTTCTTCGCCAAGCAGCAGGACAACGTGAAGCATTTTTCCATCGGCTTCATACCGCCATTCGCGGTCACGGGCCTGCTCTGCGGCCTGCTCATGCTCCAGCCGGACTTCGGCGGGGCCGTGTTCCTGTCCGCCATTCTCTTCTTCATGTGTGCAGTTGGTGGCACAAGATTGTCATACCTTTTTACAGCGGGCATCTTCGGCGGGTTCCTCGGCTGGAAGCTCATCGCATCCTCGCCGTACCGCTTCAAGCGCTGGACCGCGTTCCTCGATCCGTTCGCCAGCGCACAGAACGAAGGGTACCAGCTGGTTCAGTCCCTGTATGCCTTCGGCTCGGGCAAGACCTTCGGCACCGGCCTGGGCGCGGGCAAACAGAAGCTCTTTTTCCTGCCCGAAGCGCACAACGACTTCATCATGGCCGTGGTGGGCGAGGAACTGGGATTCGTGGGCATGAGCCTCTTCTTCATTCTCATCGCCTTTTTCCTGCATAGGGCCTTCCGCGTGGCCATCCAACAGGAGGATCTCCAGGACCGGTTCACGGCCTTCGGCATGACCCTGGTGCTGGCCCTGGGCTTCGTGCTCAACCTGGCGGTGGTGCTGGGCACCGTGCCGCCCAAGGGCGTGGCCATGCCCTTCATGAGCTACGGCGGTTCCAACCTGCTGGCCTCGTTCATCTGCGCGGGCGTGCTGCTGAACATTTCCCGGGGAGGCGGCCGATGA
- the murG gene encoding undecaprenyldiphospho-muramoylpentapeptide beta-N-acetylglucosaminyltransferase: MDRVVLTTGGTAGHIFPALAVADELRSRNPECAILFLGGNGPEGALAHKHGLEFRELPAKGIMGKGLGAKINGVLQVFRGILKARGELKNFKPQVVAGFGGYAGFSPVIAATMQGIPSAVHEQNSVPGVTNRLLGKRVDRVFLSFEDTTGGFPAAKTQRTGNPVRKEIFEARGKAGAGRNLLILGGSQGAKAINDAVIDMLPGLMERGITLLHQAGSADKDRVRRAYEQAGANPAQVKGFMEDMGAAYAWADLAICRSGASTVFEIAAAGVPAIFVPFPFATHDHQTMNARAMEQAGAARLVPQGEIAGLANMVRDLMESPETLRTMAEKAASNAAPRAAAAIADGLEQLAEKTA, from the coding sequence CTGGATCGTGTCGTGCTCACCACCGGCGGCACAGCGGGCCACATCTTCCCGGCCCTGGCCGTGGCCGACGAGCTGCGCTCCCGCAACCCCGAGTGCGCCATCCTCTTCCTGGGCGGCAACGGCCCGGAAGGCGCGCTGGCCCACAAGCACGGCCTGGAATTCCGCGAGCTTCCGGCCAAGGGCATCATGGGCAAGGGCCTGGGCGCGAAGATCAACGGCGTGCTGCAGGTCTTCCGGGGCATTCTGAAGGCTCGCGGGGAACTGAAGAATTTCAAGCCGCAGGTGGTGGCCGGTTTCGGCGGCTACGCCGGATTCAGCCCGGTGATCGCGGCAACCATGCAGGGCATCCCCAGCGCCGTGCACGAGCAGAACTCGGTGCCGGGCGTGACCAACCGCCTGCTGGGCAAACGCGTGGACCGCGTGTTCCTGTCCTTCGAGGACACCACGGGCGGGTTCCCCGCGGCAAAGACGCAGCGCACGGGCAACCCGGTGCGCAAGGAAATTTTCGAGGCGCGCGGAAAGGCCGGGGCAGGCAGGAACCTGCTCATCTTGGGTGGAAGCCAGGGAGCCAAGGCCATCAACGACGCCGTCATCGACATGCTGCCGGGCCTCATGGAGCGGGGAATCACCCTGCTGCACCAGGCCGGAAGCGCGGACAAGGACCGCGTTCGGCGGGCATACGAACAGGCCGGGGCAAACCCGGCGCAGGTAAAAGGATTCATGGAAGACATGGGCGCTGCCTACGCCTGGGCCGACCTGGCCATCTGCCGCAGCGGCGCGTCCACGGTCTTTGAAATAGCGGCGGCAGGGGTGCCGGCCATCTTCGTGCCCTTCCCCTTCGCCACCCACGACCACCAGACAATGAACGCCAGGGCCATGGAGCAGGCCGGCGCGGCAAGGCTCGTCCCCCAGGGAGAGATCGCCGGGCTGGCGAATATGGTGCGGGACCTCATGGAGTCCCCGGAAACGCTCCGGACCATGGCGGAAAAAGCGGCCTCGAACGCTGCGCCCCGTGCGGCGGCAGCCATCGCCGACGGGCTCGAACAGCTCGCGGAAAAGACCGCATAA
- the murC gene encoding UDP-N-acetylmuramate--L-alanine ligase, with the protein MRARVNNIHMVGIGGSGMNGIAEVLINMGFNVTGSDLAAGPAVRRLQKLGATVFIGHGEDNVRDADVLVKSTAIPDKNPELQKARELGIPIIPRAEMLAELMRLRTGIAVAGTHGKTTTTSLLATIFTEAGYDPTVIIGGRLNTFGSNARLGEGEYLIAEADESDGSFLCLAPIITVVTNVDQDHMDFYSGQEEIDNSFTTFMNKIPFYGMNVICGDDDGVQRLLPSIKRPCMTYGIGKNNRLRGEIISTHLRSIFKVYLDDEFWGEATVAHPGLHNVLNSLGAIGVAIEAGLDKNAILRGLSNFGGVGRRFERKGERKGVLVVDDYGHHPAEIDATIKTAKACYPDRRLVVAFQPHRFTRTQALFGDFCKVFDGVDKLLLTEIYPASEAPIPGVNGLSLAQGIKQVSGTEVDFYENFDAMQDKLEETLRAGDLFITLGAGSIWKVGEHFLNAETEREAAIVNE; encoded by the coding sequence ATGCGGGCCCGTGTGAACAACATCCACATGGTCGGCATCGGCGGCTCGGGCATGAACGGCATCGCCGAGGTGCTCATCAACATGGGCTTCAACGTGACCGGCTCGGACCTGGCCGCGGGCCCGGCCGTGCGCAGGCTCCAGAAACTCGGGGCCACCGTGTTCATCGGCCACGGGGAGGACAACGTGCGCGACGCGGACGTGCTGGTGAAGTCCACGGCCATCCCGGACAAGAACCCCGAGCTGCAGAAGGCCCGCGAACTGGGCATTCCCATCATTCCCCGCGCCGAGATGCTGGCCGAGCTCATGCGCCTGCGCACGGGCATCGCCGTGGCCGGAACCCACGGCAAGACCACCACGACCTCGCTGCTGGCCACCATCTTCACCGAGGCGGGCTACGACCCCACCGTGATCATCGGCGGCCGCCTGAACACCTTCGGCTCCAACGCGCGCCTGGGCGAGGGTGAATACCTCATCGCCGAGGCCGACGAATCCGACGGCTCGTTCCTGTGCCTTGCCCCCATCATCACCGTGGTCACCAACGTGGACCAGGACCACATGGATTTCTATTCGGGCCAGGAGGAGATCGACAACTCCTTCACCACCTTCATGAACAAGATCCCGTTCTACGGCATGAACGTGATCTGTGGCGACGACGACGGCGTGCAGCGCCTGCTCCCGAGTATCAAGCGGCCGTGCATGACCTACGGCATCGGCAAGAACAACCGGCTGCGCGGTGAGATCATCAGCACGCATCTGCGCAGCATCTTCAAGGTCTACCTGGATGACGAATTCTGGGGCGAGGCCACCGTGGCCCACCCGGGCCTGCACAACGTGCTCAACTCCCTGGGCGCCATCGGCGTGGCCATCGAGGCCGGGCTGGACAAGAACGCCATCCTGCGCGGTCTTTCCAACTTCGGCGGCGTGGGCCGCCGCTTCGAGCGCAAGGGCGAACGCAAGGGCGTGCTGGTGGTGGACGACTACGGGCACCACCCGGCCGAGATCGACGCCACCATCAAGACAGCCAAGGCCTGCTACCCGGATCGCAGGCTGGTTGTGGCCTTCCAGCCGCACCGCTTCACCCGCACCCAGGCCCTGTTCGGCGACTTCTGCAAGGTCTTCGACGGCGTGGACAAGCTGCTGCTCACCGAGATCTACCCGGCCTCCGAGGCCCCGATCCCGGGCGTGAACGGCCTGTCCCTGGCCCAGGGCATCAAGCAGGTCAGCGGCACGGAAGTGGATTTTTACGAAAACTTCGACGCCATGCAGGACAAGCTGGAAGAAACCCTGCGGGCGGGCGACCTGTTCATCACCCTGGGCGCAGGCTCCATCTGGAAGGTGGGCGAACATTTCCTCAACGCCGAAACCGAGCGGGAAGCCGCCATCGTGAACGAATAA
- the murB gene encoding UDP-N-acetylmuramate dehydrogenase, whose product MALEFRKNPSLRELTTLELGGTAELEVTVRQEGDLDELAEFILSEQLRPLVIGWGSNMLFSDGHHDLALIRMEGAAAPDRVEHEGETLIFRAGAGMRLPGVLGWAQKAGLTGMENLAGIPGSVGGAVAMNAGSYGTEIKDIVRRVRLWTPAQGLFWKDVDQCSWGYRHFDPAIGFPKCLIWEVEMALRESDPKTVKKNTLNTYEKKKGTQPVTAKSAGCVFKNPEGESAGRLLDRAGFRGRGVGNMAFSEMHANFLVNLGGGASAEALELIDQARKAVNEQFGINLETEVICI is encoded by the coding sequence ATGGCCCTTGAATTCAGAAAGAACCCGAGCCTCCGGGAATTGACCACGCTCGAACTCGGCGGCACCGCCGAGCTGGAGGTCACGGTCCGCCAGGAAGGCGATCTCGACGAACTGGCCGAGTTCATTCTGTCCGAGCAGCTCCGCCCCCTGGTCATCGGCTGGGGAAGCAACATGCTCTTTTCCGACGGGCACCACGACCTGGCGCTCATCAGGATGGAGGGGGCCGCCGCGCCCGACCGCGTGGAGCACGAAGGCGAGACCCTGATCTTCCGCGCCGGTGCGGGCATGCGCCTTCCCGGCGTACTGGGATGGGCCCAGAAGGCCGGACTCACGGGCATGGAAAACCTGGCCGGAATCCCCGGTTCCGTAGGCGGAGCCGTGGCCATGAACGCGGGATCCTATGGCACGGAGATCAAGGACATCGTGCGCAGGGTTCGGCTCTGGACCCCGGCGCAGGGCCTGTTCTGGAAAGATGTGGACCAATGCAGTTGGGGCTACCGCCACTTCGACCCCGCCATCGGCTTCCCCAAATGCCTCATCTGGGAAGTGGAGATGGCGCTCAGGGAGTCGGACCCCAAGACGGTCAAGAAGAACACCCTGAACACGTACGAAAAGAAAAAAGGCACGCAGCCCGTCACCGCCAAGAGCGCGGGGTGCGTGTTCAAGAACCCCGAAGGGGAAAGCGCGGGCAGGCTCCTGGACAGGGCCGGATTCCGGGGACGGGGCGTGGGCAACATGGCCTTTTCCGAAATGCACGCCAACTTCCTGGTCAACCTGGGAGGCGGCGCCAGCGCCGAGGCGCTGGAACTGATCGACCAGGCCCGAAAGGCAGTGAACGAACAATTCGGCATCAACCTTGAGACGGAGGTCATCTGCATATGA
- a CDS encoding cell division protein FtsQ/DivIB, protein MSTLAVNKGSKLKLGANKHKSNRFRKAARKPARHTHGESIMGFITRVFMAMIAMGLLIVLGIALLYGYRWITAHPSLALKDISVAGNSHLSNGDVLELAEIKLGQNSLDLNLTEVENAVSANPWVSSAAIRRELPGRLVISIQERVPEFWTRQGSGLYYADKDGRVIAPMHPGETASLPILDIGDGMYPGDTRLSELLGMIRGPETPFDMGQVAWVKVLGSRQVEIFLDGQKLALRMDLSGWQEQFKRIKAVWSDLARRGEFADAAMISATGDKVWVTRRGQGTAS, encoded by the coding sequence ATGAGTACCCTGGCCGTCAACAAGGGAAGCAAGCTCAAGCTGGGCGCCAACAAGCACAAGAGCAACCGGTTCCGCAAGGCCGCGCGCAAACCCGCGCGCCACACCCACGGCGAGAGCATCATGGGCTTCATCACCCGGGTCTTCATGGCCATGATCGCCATGGGCCTGCTTATCGTGCTGGGCATCGCCCTGCTCTATGGCTACCGCTGGATCACGGCCCACCCCTCGCTGGCGCTCAAGGATATTTCCGTGGCCGGAAACAGCCACCTGAGCAACGGCGACGTGCTGGAGCTGGCCGAGATCAAGCTGGGCCAGAACAGCCTGGACCTCAATCTCACGGAAGTGGAGAACGCGGTCTCGGCCAACCCCTGGGTGTCCTCGGCGGCCATCCGCCGGGAACTGCCGGGTAGGCTGGTCATCTCCATCCAGGAACGCGTGCCGGAATTCTGGACGCGCCAGGGCAGCGGGCTCTACTACGCGGACAAGGACGGACGCGTCATCGCCCCCATGCACCCGGGCGAGACCGCATCCCTGCCCATCCTGGACATCGGGGACGGCATGTACCCGGGCGACACCCGGCTTTCGGAACTGCTGGGCATGATCCGAGGCCCGGAAACCCCGTTTGACATGGGCCAGGTGGCCTGGGTCAAGGTCCTGGGCTCCCGGCAGGTGGAAATATTTCTCGACGGACAAAAACTGGCCCTGCGCATGGATCTTTCCGGCTGGCAGGAACAGTTCAAGAGAATAAAGGCCGTGTGGAGCGATCTGGCGCGGCGCGGCGAATTCGCCGACGCAGCCATGATATCGGCCACCGGCGACAAGGTTTGGGTAACGAGGCGCGGCCAGGGAACCGCGTCGTAA
- the ftsA gene encoding cell division protein FtsA, with the protein MAKNDLIVGLDVGTTKICVVVGEVTEEGGVDVIGLGTSPSTGLRRGVVVNIEKTVQCVKKALEDAELMAGCDIRSVYAGIAGSHIQGFNSHGVIAVKGGEVTQRDVDRVIEAAKAIAIPMDREVLHTLPQEFIVDDQRGIADPLGMAGVRLEVKVHIVTGAVTSAQNIIRSCNRSGLDVSNIVLESLASSKAVLSPEEREIGVALVDIGGGTTDLAIFSKDSIKHTSVLALGGHNLTNDIAYGLRTPMVSAEQIKIDHGCAMADLITTDEIIEVPSVGGRESRTMSKRVLAEICEPRCEEILALVDQELIKSGFKNLIAAGVVLTGGTCLIDGIQELAEQIFDLPVRIGSPTGVGGLSSEVNSPMYATAVGLLMHGAEEEGGSGATRQKAFRVRDDSPFDRILGRMRKWFTDIA; encoded by the coding sequence ATGGCCAAAAACGATCTCATCGTCGGCCTTGACGTCGGAACCACGAAAATTTGCGTGGTGGTCGGCGAAGTCACCGAAGAAGGCGGCGTCGACGTCATTGGTCTCGGCACCAGCCCCTCCACGGGACTGCGCCGCGGCGTCGTGGTCAACATCGAAAAAACGGTCCAGTGCGTGAAAAAGGCGCTGGAGGACGCGGAACTCATGGCGGGCTGCGACATCCGCAGCGTCTACGCGGGTATCGCGGGCAGCCATATCCAGGGCTTCAACAGCCACGGGGTCATCGCGGTCAAGGGCGGCGAAGTGACCCAGCGCGATGTGGACAGGGTTATCGAGGCCGCCAAGGCCATCGCCATCCCCATGGACCGCGAAGTGCTGCACACCCTGCCCCAGGAATTCATCGTGGACGACCAGCGAGGCATCGCCGATCCCCTGGGCATGGCCGGGGTGCGCCTGGAAGTAAAGGTGCACATCGTCACCGGCGCCGTCACCTCCGCGCAGAATATCATCCGGTCCTGCAACCGCTCCGGCCTGGACGTTTCCAACATCGTCCTGGAATCGCTGGCCTCCAGCAAGGCCGTGCTCTCCCCCGAGGAACGGGAGATCGGCGTGGCCCTGGTGGACATCGGTGGCGGCACCACGGACCTGGCAATCTTCTCCAAGGACAGCATCAAGCACACCTCGGTGCTGGCGCTCGGCGGTCACAACCTGACCAACGACATCGCCTACGGCCTGCGGACCCCCATGGTCTCGGCCGAACAGATCAAGATCGACCACGGCTGCGCCATGGCCGACCTGATCACCACCGACGAGATCATCGAGGTGCCCAGCGTGGGCGGGCGCGAATCCCGCACCATGAGCAAGCGCGTGCTGGCCGAGATCTGCGAGCCCCGCTGCGAGGAAATCCTGGCCCTGGTGGACCAGGAACTGATCAAGTCCGGATTCAAGAACCTGATTGCCGCAGGCGTCGTGCTCACGGGCGGGACCTGCCTCATCGACGGCATCCAGGAACTCGCGGAACAGATTTTCGACCTCCCCGTACGCATCGGCTCCCCCACCGGCGTGGGCGGCCTGAGCTCGGAGGTCAACAGTCCCATGTATGCGACGGCCGTCGGCCTGCTCATGCACGGCGCGGAAGAGGAAGGCGGCTCCGGCGCGACCCGCCAGAAGGCTTTCCGCGTCCGGGACGATTCACCTTTTGACCGCATTCTGGGCAGGATGCGGAAATGGTTTACTGACATTGCCTAA
- the ftsZ gene encoding cell division protein FtsZ: MEFFEIEHDTSAKIKVVGCGGGGGNAVNNMIMSSMKGVQFIVANTDAQDIHKSLADNKIQMGEQLTKGLGAGANPEVGANAAMESEAVIREALEGADMVFITAGMGGGTGTGSAPVVARIAKELGALTVGVVTKPFYFEGKRRLQQASEGTKALADVVDSIITIPNDRLLQLAAKKASFADMLKKADEVLYYAVKGIADLITVHGLINLDFADVKAVMGSSGMALMGTGIASGEGRAKEAAMKAITSPLLEDVSIEGARGVLINITCGPDMLIDEVSEAADIIYKEAHDEAEIFFGTVFDPDAGDEMRITVIATGIQQAMEEPEPALSRAEQQKLMLLGPRGVKRKAAAEGEAKPMRDGHRRIVEGNMNIPTYLRKQGGLTNIDQEPMVEPQMSSRAVAGPGEEEFIFEEDNFDVPAFIRKNCD, encoded by the coding sequence ATGGAATTCTTCGAAATCGAACATGACACCAGCGCGAAGATCAAAGTGGTCGGCTGCGGTGGCGGCGGAGGAAACGCGGTCAACAACATGATCATGTCGTCCATGAAGGGCGTGCAGTTCATCGTTGCCAACACCGACGCGCAGGACATTCACAAGTCGCTCGCCGACAACAAGATCCAGATGGGCGAACAGCTCACCAAGGGTCTTGGCGCGGGTGCCAACCCGGAAGTGGGCGCCAACGCGGCCATGGAATCCGAGGCCGTCATCCGCGAGGCCCTGGAAGGCGCGGACATGGTCTTCATCACCGCGGGCATGGGCGGCGGCACCGGCACGGGCTCGGCCCCGGTTGTGGCCCGCATCGCCAAGGAGCTGGGCGCGCTCACCGTGGGCGTGGTCACCAAGCCCTTCTACTTCGAGGGCAAGCGCCGCCTGCAGCAGGCTTCCGAAGGCACCAAGGCCCTGGCCGACGTGGTGGACTCCATCATCACCATCCCCAACGACCGCCTGCTCCAGCTGGCCGCCAAAAAGGCGTCCTTCGCGGACATGCTCAAGAAGGCCGACGAGGTCCTCTACTACGCGGTCAAGGGCATCGCCGACCTGATCACCGTGCACGGCCTCATCAACCTCGACTTCGCGGACGTGAAGGCGGTCATGGGCTCCTCGGGCATGGCGCTCATGGGCACCGGCATCGCCTCCGGCGAAGGACGCGCCAAGGAAGCGGCCATGAAGGCCATCACCAGCCCGCTGCTGGAAGACGTGTCCATCGAGGGCGCACGCGGCGTGCTCATCAACATCACCTGTGGCCCGGACATGCTCATCGACGAGGTATCCGAAGCCGCGGACATCATCTACAAAGAGGCCCACGACGAAGCCGAAATTTTCTTCGGAACCGTCTTCGATCCCGATGCGGGCGACGAAATGCGCATCACGGTCATCGCCACCGGCATCCAGCAGGCAATGGAAGAGCCGGAACCCGCGCTTTCCCGCGCCGAACAGCAGAAGCTCATGCTGCTCGGACCCCGGGGCGTGAAGCGCAAGGCCGCCGCCGAAGGCGAAGCCAAGCCCATGCGCGATGGCCACCGCCGCATCGTCGAAGGCAACATGAACATCCCCACCTACCTGCGCAAGCAGGGCGGACTGACCAACATCGACCAGGAGCCCATGGTGGAGCCCCAGATGTCCAGCCGCGCCGTTGCCGGACCGGGCGAGGAGGAGTTCATCTTCGAAGAGGATAATTTCGACGTTCCCGCGTTCATTCGCAAGAACTGCGACTAG
- a CDS encoding radical SAM protein: MKRPLFYGRKEPEVPDPGGRLPTALVIPGGEGMAVSTLGWQAVYRHLAQAPQLAVERVFPDKLGRGDSGGPPVTRESQSPLSSFPVIALSVTYEEDYLLLVRTLGAAGIPPLAADREGFPLIMAGGPPAFLNPAPIAPFVDLFWVGEADDSFLPLFLELKEHIYKGGTKEEFLEAVKDRPGLLVPGRTTGPVKRLVTSRDKILHDPAFSCFISSKATFKDTLLIEVNRGCPYGCRFCAAGYIYRPPRHVEVEQMKELVEYTQPMKVGLVGTALTDWPDLLPFLTWLHERKTKFSLSSMRADGITEELLVFLRKCGIRTITLALEGASQRLRDMASKKLDVEDFLKAVRLCARYGVNHLKMYLIAGWPGETDQDYEELRELIGEVVRIRSEEPGGKKKSFMRITIGVSTLVPKPFTPFQWAPMAGEEEQTRRLKGVAKMVKQYKGVSLHHDSAWQARLQGLLARGDEKVARFIQLAAEHGGWKKAFRQWDGDPGWYIDRERGEDESFPWEIIDIGVKREYLYKEWERAKEARVSPGCSQKDCPECRRCGMEEF; encoded by the coding sequence GTGAAGCGCCCGCTGTTTTACGGCCGGAAGGAGCCCGAGGTTCCTGATCCCGGTGGTCGTCTGCCCACGGCCCTGGTGATTCCCGGCGGCGAGGGCATGGCAGTATCCACACTAGGCTGGCAGGCGGTTTACCGCCATCTTGCACAGGCACCGCAACTCGCTGTGGAGCGGGTCTTCCCGGACAAGCTTGGTCGGGGAGACAGCGGCGGCCCCCCTGTGACAAGGGAAAGCCAAAGCCCGTTATCCTCATTCCCTGTCATCGCCCTGAGCGTCACTTACGAGGAGGACTACCTTCTCCTTGTAAGGACGCTCGGGGCAGCGGGTATCCCTCCCCTGGCAGCGGACCGCGAGGGATTCCCCCTGATCATGGCGGGAGGGCCACCGGCCTTTCTGAACCCGGCGCCCATCGCGCCCTTTGTGGACCTCTTCTGGGTGGGCGAAGCCGACGACAGCTTTCTGCCCCTGTTCCTGGAGCTCAAGGAACACATCTACAAGGGCGGCACTAAGGAAGAATTTCTGGAAGCGGTCAAGGACCGGCCCGGCCTTCTCGTGCCCGGCAGGACAACGGGTCCGGTCAAGCGGCTGGTCACCAGCCGGGACAAGATCCTGCACGACCCGGCCTTTTCCTGCTTCATCTCCAGCAAGGCCACCTTCAAGGACACCCTGCTCATCGAGGTCAACCGGGGCTGCCCCTACGGCTGCCGCTTCTGCGCGGCCGGGTACATCTACCGCCCTCCCCGCCACGTGGAGGTGGAGCAGATGAAGGAGCTGGTGGAATACACCCAGCCCATGAAAGTCGGTCTGGTGGGCACGGCCCTCACGGACTGGCCCGACCTGCTGCCGTTCCTGACCTGGCTCCACGAACGCAAGACAAAATTTTCCCTGTCCTCCATGCGCGCGGACGGCATCACCGAGGAACTGCTCGTATTCCTGCGCAAGTGCGGCATCCGCACCATCACCCTGGCCCTGGAGGGGGCCAGCCAGCGGCTGCGCGACATGGCCAGCAAGAAGCTGGACGTTGAGGATTTCCTCAAGGCCGTGCGCCTGTGCGCCCGGTATGGGGTCAACCACCTCAAGATGTATCTCATCGCGGGCTGGCCCGGCGAAACCGACCAGGACTACGAGGAGCTGCGCGAACTCATCGGCGAGGTGGTGCGCATCCGCTCCGAGGAGCCGGGTGGCAAGAAGAAAAGTTTCATGCGCATCACCATCGGAGTGAGCACCCTGGTGCCCAAGCCCTTCACGCCGTTCCAGTGGGCACCCATGGCGGGCGAGGAGGAGCAGACCCGCAGGCTCAAGGGCGTGGCCAAGATGGTCAAGCAATACAAAGGGGTGAGCCTGCACCACGACTCGGCCTGGCAGGCACGGCTCCAGGGGCTGCTGGCCCGGGGCGACGAAAAGGTGGCCCGGTTCATCCAGCTTGCGGCCGAGCATGGCGGCTGGAAAAAGGCCTTCCGGCAATGGGACGGCGATCCCGGCTGGTACATCGACCGCGAGCGCGGCGAAGACGAGTCCTTCCCCTGGGAAATCATCGATATCGGGGTCAAGCGCGAATACCTCTACAAGGAATGGGAGCGCGCCAAGGAGGCCAGGGTTTCCCCGGGCTGTTCGCAAAAGGACTGCCCCGAGTGCCGCAGGTGCGGCATGGAGGAATTCTGA
- a CDS encoding DUF2235 domain-containing protein yields the protein MKRIAICCDGTWNSPDETADGVNLATNVVKLAEAVKKTGKDKVRQSMYYDPGVGSGGSWLKRCFDGATGTGISRNIKEAYTYLINTYKTGDELFLFGFSRGAYTVRSLAGLIRNSGLLRPDTAHMTDKAYDLYRSGSKSAHPKSKEATLFRRTYALSDIVPIKFIGVWDTVGSLGNPLFLGSYLSRMNRFHDTGLSSTIENAYQALAIDEKRKLFEATLWHQKPGMANQVLEQVWFKGVHSNVGGGYPRTGLSDIALQWLADKAAKHGLDLKPISTSPAPDEEREESWNGMYKAFKPFYRPMGKTYSQGATNEAIHQTVADLYKAGYRPKNLVEYMEAKTKPKIVK from the coding sequence ATGAAACGAATAGCAATCTGCTGTGACGGCACGTGGAACTCGCCGGACGAAACCGCGGACGGCGTGAATCTGGCCACAAACGTGGTCAAGCTGGCCGAGGCGGTCAAGAAGACCGGCAAGGACAAGGTCCGCCAGTCCATGTATTACGATCCGGGCGTGGGTTCGGGCGGAAGCTGGCTGAAGCGTTGCTTTGACGGCGCAACCGGAACCGGCATCTCCAGGAACATCAAGGAGGCCTACACCTACCTCATCAATACGTACAAAACGGGCGACGAACTCTTTCTGTTCGGCTTCAGCCGCGGGGCCTACACCGTGCGCAGCCTGGCCGGGCTGATCCGCAACAGCGGCCTGCTTCGTCCGGACACCGCGCACATGACGGACAAGGCCTACGATCTCTACCGGTCCGGCAGCAAGTCCGCCCATCCCAAATCCAAGGAAGCGACCCTCTTCCGGCGCACCTATGCGCTTTCGGACATCGTTCCCATCAAGTTCATCGGGGTCTGGGACACAGTGGGTTCACTGGGCAACCCGCTCTTCCTGGGCAGCTACCTCAGCCGCATGAACCGATTCCACGACACGGGACTGAGCTCCACCATAGAAAACGCGTACCAGGCGCTGGCCATCGACGAAAAACGCAAGCTCTTCGAGGCGACCCTCTGGCATCAGAAGCCGGGCATGGCGAATCAGGTGCTGGAGCAGGTCTGGTTCAAGGGGGTGCACTCCAACGTGGGCGGCGGCTATCCGCGCACCGGCCTTTCGGATATCGCCCTGCAATGGCTGGCGGACAAGGCGGCCAAGCACGGCCTGGACCTCAAGCCCATCAGCACCTCTCCCGCGCCCGACGAGGAACGGGAAGAATCCTGGAACGGCATGTACAAGGCCTTCAAGCCCTTCTACCGCCCCATGGGCAAGACATACAGCCAGGGAGCGACCAACGAGGCCATCCACCAGACCGTGGCCGACCTGTACAAGGCCGGCTACCGTCCCAAGAATCTCGTGGAATACATGGAAGCAAAGACAAAACCGAAGATCGTGAAGTAG